The following are encoded in a window of Lactobacillus intestinalis genomic DNA:
- a CDS encoding segregation and condensation protein A — translation MNKDLTLELPNFEGPLDLLLHLIQSQEINIYDIPIAQITSQYLDYLKQMQQLNLQIAGEYFVMSSTLLRIKSQYLLPQNDFVENVVEEDPRDELVQQLVQYSVFKKISEYFKQRNDSLPVTVSKEASVSKDKKLQKLPLGQISSDELAHTFAFVMRKLKIKHPDSAMVEVKERSITEMCSYLKNKVSVGKEVSFFSCINELSNISDVIGLFLAVLELSKNKDIIVTQSITFGDLNIKGINKNGH, via the coding sequence ATGAATAAAGATTTAACATTAGAATTACCCAACTTTGAGGGGCCATTGGATTTACTTTTACATTTGATCCAGTCACAAGAGATTAATATTTATGATATTCCAATTGCTCAAATTACAAGTCAGTATTTAGATTATTTGAAGCAAATGCAACAACTTAATTTACAAATTGCTGGAGAGTATTTTGTGATGTCTTCAACTTTGTTAAGAATAAAGTCACAATACTTGTTGCCGCAGAATGATTTTGTTGAAAATGTAGTCGAAGAAGATCCACGTGATGAACTTGTGCAACAATTGGTTCAATATTCTGTTTTTAAAAAGATTTCGGAATATTTCAAACAGCGAAATGATAGTTTGCCTGTTACAGTTTCTAAGGAAGCGAGTGTCTCTAAAGATAAAAAGTTGCAAAAATTACCTTTAGGACAAATAAGTTCTGATGAATTGGCTCATACATTTGCCTTTGTTATGAGAAAACTGAAAATAAAGCATCCTGATTCTGCGATGGTGGAAGTAAAAGAAAGATCTATTACTGAAATGTGCTCATATTTGAAGAATAAAGTGAGTGTAGGAAAAGAAGTGAGCTTTTTTTCTTGTATTAATGAATTGAGTAATATTTCTGATGTAATAGGATTGTTTTTAGCAGTATTAGAATTGAGCAAAAATAAAGATATAATTGTTACTCAATCTATAACTTTTGGAGATCTAAATATAAAAGGAATAAATAAAAATGGCCACTAA
- a CDS encoding tyrosine recombinase produces the protein MNNLQKQIEDYLQFCNIERGLSNNTIVAYRQDLLEFLTFLKSRNITSWPTEAIDIEAFLAQQHQENKAASSISRMISSLRKFYQWLARKNIQKLNPMIEIDAPQKEFRQPVVLVQSEVALLLNQPNLKNSLGLRDRALLETLYATGMKVSEAINLKFSDIHADLQLLKISSDETKERLIPISVNALKWLKEYQDKAYELLLKAGMEDYVFLNNRGKPLTRQAVWQIIKRYAVKAELDKEITPHTLRQSFAAQMLENGADFRVVQEILGRSNNLNGMYGNLSQKQILDVYQKTYPRI, from the coding sequence ATGAATAATTTGCAAAAGCAGATAGAGGATTACTTGCAATTTTGTAATATTGAACGGGGATTAAGTAATAATACTATTGTGGCTTATCGCCAAGATTTGCTGGAATTCTTGACGTTTTTGAAAAGTAGAAATATAACTTCCTGGCCCACAGAGGCAATTGATATTGAAGCTTTTTTGGCACAGCAACATCAAGAAAATAAAGCTGCTAGTTCGATTAGTCGGATGATTTCCAGTTTGCGAAAGTTTTATCAATGGTTAGCGCGAAAAAATATTCAGAAATTAAATCCAATGATTGAAATTGATGCACCACAAAAAGAATTTCGGCAGCCAGTCGTTTTGGTTCAATCTGAGGTTGCGCTTTTATTAAATCAGCCTAACCTCAAAAATAGTTTAGGACTAAGAGATCGCGCTTTACTAGAGACTTTATATGCTACGGGAATGAAGGTGAGTGAAGCGATTAACTTGAAGTTTAGTGACATTCATGCTGATTTGCAGTTATTGAAAATTTCTAGTGATGAAACCAAAGAGCGTTTAATTCCGATTAGTGTAAATGCTTTAAAGTGGCTCAAGGAGTATCAAGATAAAGCATATGAGTTGCTTTTAAAAGCAGGGATGGAAGATTATGTTTTTTTGAATAATCGAGGAAAGCCTTTAACCCGGCAGGCAGTTTGGCAAATTATTAAAAGGTATGCTGTTAAAGCTGAGTTAGATAAGGAAATTACGCCTCATACTTTGCGTCAAAGTTTTGCAGCGCAAATGTTAGAAAATGGAGCAGATTTTCGAGTAGTTCAAGAAATTTTAGGACGCTCAAATAATTTAAATGGGATGTATGGGAATTTGTCTCAAAAGCAAATTTTGGATGTTTATCAAAAAACTTATCCACGAATTTAG
- a CDS encoding CvfB family protein, which produces MLGTIETGKIIDQNEDAYYVQIDGITYELKRHEITQDEIPKLGDEITGFIYDNKNHDREMTQFLPFAQPDQYGWGKVTEVRPGLGVFVDIGLPDKDVVVSLDDLPRDKSNWPRKDDRLLVRLETDEKDRIWAKLADENIFDQIAANFPKDMKNKDVFATVYASRDIGAFVLTSDYYLGFVHESQMGCPLRLGEQFRGRVIGVSQYGRLNLSNLPRAFEEIDDDAQMILMSLRRKEIKTLPFYDKSDAQEIKNYFGISKSAFKRALGHLLKAGLISEDKEAGTITLIHDPESDNDE; this is translated from the coding sequence ATGCTTGGAACAATTGAAACTGGTAAAATAATTGATCAAAACGAAGACGCTTATTATGTTCAAATTGATGGAATCACTTATGAGTTAAAGCGTCATGAGATTACGCAAGATGAAATTCCCAAATTGGGAGATGAAATCACAGGATTTATTTATGATAATAAAAACCATGACCGTGAAATGACACAATTTTTGCCATTTGCTCAGCCAGATCAATATGGATGGGGAAAGGTAACTGAAGTGCGACCAGGACTGGGAGTATTTGTGGATATTGGCTTGCCTGATAAAGATGTAGTTGTCTCACTTGATGACCTTCCTCGTGATAAAAGTAATTGGCCTCGTAAAGATGATCGTTTATTAGTAAGGCTCGAAACTGATGAAAAAGATCGAATTTGGGCTAAGTTAGCCGATGAAAATATTTTTGATCAAATTGCAGCTAATTTTCCTAAGGATATGAAGAATAAAGATGTCTTTGCCACCGTTTATGCAAGCCGTGATATTGGAGCTTTTGTTTTAACTAGTGATTATTACTTAGGCTTTGTTCATGAGTCTCAAATGGGATGTCCTCTTCGTTTAGGAGAACAATTTAGAGGACGGGTAATCGGAGTGAGTCAATATGGCCGCTTAAACTTAAGTAATTTACCACGTGCGTTTGAAGAAATTGATGATGATGCTCAAATGATTTTAATGAGTTTACGCAGAAAAGAAATTAAAACTTTGCCATTTTATGACAAATCAGATGCGCAAGAAATAAAGAATTATTTTGGAATTTCTAAATCTGCTTTTAAACGTGCTTTGGGCCACTTGCTTAAAGCTGGTTTAATCAGCGAAGATAAAGAAGCAGGAACAATTACATTAATTCACGATCCAGAAAGCGATAACGATGAATAA
- the pyk gene encoding pyruvate kinase produces MKKTKIVSTLGPASNDIETITALANAGANVFRFNFSHGDHEEHRARMNMVREVEKNTGKLLGIALDTKGAEIRTTDQEGGKFTINTGDKIRISMDATKPGNKDMIHVTYPGLYDDTHVGGHVLIDDGLVDLLIKEKDDDKKELVCEAQNTGLIGSKKGVNAPGVEIRLPGITQKDTDDINFGLKEGINFIFASFARKAQDILDIRKLCEAAGADYVKIFPKIESQEGINNADEILQVSDGLMVARGDMGVEIPFMEVPFVQKDLIRRANALGKPVITATQMLDSMQENPRPTRAEVSDVANAVLDGTDATMLSGESANGLYPVKAVKAMAEIDERTEEQMLKRNTLALQRFEDYKGSNVTEAIGESVVRTAQELGVKTIIAATKSGYTARMISKYRPNADIVAMTFDEKIQHSLAVVWGVTPVLTDKPSSTDDMFEKAAEVAKQEGLVKDGDLVIIVAGVPVGESGTTNVMKLQIIGNKLAQGLGVGNGSVVGKAVVANSAEEANSKVKEGDILVAKTTDPDYMPAIKKASGLVVEASGLTSHAAVVGLSLGIPVVVGTTDATEKISDGSTITVDARRGAIYQGEISNL; encoded by the coding sequence ATGAAGAAAACCAAGATTGTTAGTACTTTAGGGCCAGCTTCAAATGATATTGAAACTATTACTGCTTTAGCAAATGCTGGTGCAAACGTATTCCGTTTTAACTTCTCACACGGAGACCACGAAGAACACCGTGCTCGTATGAACATGGTTCGTGAAGTAGAAAAGAATACTGGCAAGCTTCTTGGCATCGCTCTTGATACTAAGGGTGCTGAAATTAGAACTACTGACCAAGAAGGTGGTAAGTTCACTATTAACACTGGTGACAAGATCCGTATTTCTATGGATGCAACTAAGCCAGGTAACAAGGACATGATCCACGTAACTTACCCAGGTTTGTACGATGATACTCACGTTGGTGGTCACGTATTAATCGATGATGGTTTAGTAGACCTTTTGATTAAGGAAAAAGACGACGATAAGAAGGAACTCGTTTGTGAAGCTCAAAACACTGGTTTGATCGGATCAAAGAAGGGTGTTAACGCTCCAGGTGTTGAAATTCGCCTTCCAGGTATCACTCAAAAGGATACTGATGACATTAACTTTGGTTTGAAGGAAGGTATTAACTTTATCTTTGCTTCATTCGCACGTAAGGCTCAAGATATCTTAGACATCCGTAAGCTTTGTGAAGCAGCAGGTGCTGATTACGTTAAGATCTTCCCTAAGATCGAATCACAAGAAGGTATCAACAACGCTGACGAAATTTTACAAGTTTCAGATGGTTTGATGGTTGCTCGTGGTGACATGGGTGTTGAAATTCCATTCATGGAAGTTCCATTTGTACAAAAGGACTTGATCAGAAGAGCTAACGCACTTGGTAAGCCAGTTATTACTGCTACTCAAATGCTTGACTCAATGCAAGAAAACCCACGTCCAACTCGTGCTGAAGTTTCTGACGTTGCTAACGCAGTTCTTGACGGTACTGACGCAACTATGCTTTCAGGTGAATCAGCAAACGGTTTATACCCAGTTAAGGCTGTTAAGGCTATGGCTGAAATTGATGAACGTACTGAAGAACAAATGCTTAAGCGTAACACTTTAGCTCTTCAAAGATTTGAAGACTACAAGGGTTCAAACGTTACTGAAGCTATCGGTGAATCAGTTGTACGTACTGCACAAGAATTAGGCGTTAAGACTATTATTGCTGCAACTAAGTCAGGTTACACTGCACGTATGATTTCTAAGTACCGTCCAAACGCTGATATCGTTGCTATGACTTTCGATGAAAAGATTCAACACTCATTAGCAGTTGTTTGGGGTGTAACTCCAGTATTGACTGACAAGCCTAGCTCAACTGATGACATGTTCGAAAAGGCAGCAGAAGTTGCTAAGCAAGAAGGTCTTGTTAAGGATGGCGACCTTGTAATCATCGTTGCTGGTGTTCCAGTTGGTGAATCAGGTACTACTAACGTTATGAAGTTACAAATCATCGGTAACAAGCTTGCACAAGGTTTAGGTGTAGGTAACGGTTCAGTAGTTGGCAAGGCTGTTGTTGCAAATTCAGCAGAAGAAGCAAATAGCAAGGTTAAGGAAGGCGACATCTTAGTTGCTAAGACTACTGACCCTGACTACATGCCAGCTATCAAGAAGGCTTCAGGTTTAGTCGTTGAAGCTTCAGGTTTAACTTCACACGCAGCAGTTGTTGGTTTGTCATTAGGTATCCCAGTTGTTGTTGGTACTACTGATGCAACTGAAAAGATTTCTGATGGTTCAACTATCACTGTTGACGCACGTCGTGGTGCTATTTACCAAGGCGAAATCTCAAACCTTTAA
- the pfkA gene encoding 6-phosphofructokinase, translating to MKRIGILTSGGDAPGMNAAIRAVTKTAIHHGLEVFGIRYGFAGLVAGDFVPLTAEDVDHKISQGGTFLYSARFPEFAQEEVQKKGAEQLREHGIDAVIVIGGDGSYHGALALTRLGINSIGLPGTIDNDIPYTDYTIGYDSACRTAMDAIDKIRDTASSHHRVFIVNVMGRECGDIAMRVGVASGADAIVIPERPYDVQEIAETIKQNFADGKDHGLVVLAEGVMSAEDFRKELLKYGDFDARANVLGHMQRGGSPTVEDRVNATKMGNYAVNLLLDGKGGLAVGMDGGKLNTHDILDLFDGKHHGDFTLLDVNKEMTKN from the coding sequence ATGAAACGGATTGGTATTTTAACCAGTGGTGGCGACGCCCCTGGTATGAATGCAGCAATCAGAGCCGTTACAAAGACTGCTATCCATCACGGACTTGAAGTCTTTGGAATTCGTTATGGTTTTGCTGGCTTAGTAGCTGGTGACTTTGTTCCGTTAACTGCGGAAGATGTCGACCATAAGATTAGTCAAGGTGGTACTTTCTTGTATTCAGCACGTTTTCCAGAATTTGCACAAGAAGAAGTGCAAAAGAAGGGTGCAGAACAATTAAGAGAGCATGGAATTGATGCTGTTATCGTTATTGGCGGTGACGGATCTTACCATGGTGCTTTAGCTTTGACTCGTCTTGGCATTAATTCAATTGGTTTACCAGGAACTATCGATAATGATATTCCTTATACTGATTACACTATCGGTTATGATTCTGCTTGTCGTACTGCTATGGACGCGATTGATAAGATTCGCGACACAGCAAGTAGTCACCACCGCGTATTCATTGTTAATGTAATGGGTCGTGAATGTGGAGATATTGCTATGCGTGTTGGTGTAGCTAGTGGAGCTGATGCAATTGTTATTCCTGAACGTCCTTACGACGTTCAGGAAATTGCTGAAACCATTAAACAAAACTTTGCAGATGGTAAAGACCATGGCCTTGTAGTATTGGCAGAAGGCGTTATGAGTGCTGAAGACTTTAGAAAAGAACTTCTAAAGTATGGTGACTTTGATGCTCGTGCCAATGTTCTTGGCCATATGCAACGTGGTGGTTCACCAACAGTTGAAGATAGAGTAAATGCCACTAAGATGGGTAATTATGCTGTAAATCTACTTCTCGATGGAAAAGGCGGTTTAGCTGTCGGCATGGATGGTGGAAAGCTTAATACCCACGACATTCTTGATCTGTTTGATGGAAAGCACCACGGCGATTTCACACTGTTGGATGTTAATAAAGAAATGACTAAAAATTAG
- a CDS encoding DNA polymerase III subunit alpha has translation MKMATLQNLSAYTLLESPTRILDLLKTAKNKGYEAVGLTDINVTYGLVNFYELAQKVGIKPLLGMQIRINGLIDSAEKYDLIVIAKSDQGYRNLLRLSSAINLLTNNGEKDRVLALSELKKYLEELVIITPANLRSELVMLFQRQEKLGSDYLRAIKKIIPQSSSLYLGVYANESARNYINYVKSLSTQFKLPLVAVEDGQYLEPQQQFLRKSLTTIKNGEKLQDVVALAKQKGSHYMLSSVELKEKYQNFGLEEAIENTWKIAQACEAKVVFKKPVLPKYQQNKFPTSKEYLFNLAKKGLIRRFKNGQVPVNYQRRLNYELAVIDKMGFDDYFLIVWDVMNYCHQEKITTGPGRGSACGSLVSYALKITEVDPIEYNLLFERFLNPARHEMPDIDLDIPDNRRDDVIKYMYHKYGVDHAAQILTFGTLAAKQALRDTGRIFGFSDVEINKWANAVPSSKGKITLNEAYENSRELRLLVNSTKENRLLFQTARAIEGLPRHYSVHAAGLVISDKSIAGISALQAGPLDIEVTQQTKKYVESLGLLKIDFLGLRNLTILGDTLNLINQQGTHLDPHKIPLNDAKTLQLFDEGKTDAIFQFESNGIKRVLRSLHPDNFEDLVAVNALYRPGPMNNIDTFIARKKGQERIQYPDSSLEKILAPTYGVLVYQEQVMQTAQVLAGFSLGEADILRRAMSKKEPDVIARQRNKFIQGTLKNGHPRLVGERVYKYIEQFANYGFNRSHAVAYTKIAFWLAYLKVHFPLEFYTAILNSSGAGKAQSYIMQAQEAGIKFSTPDINQSQKDYTIKEGKILVGLRAIKGLRIDFVNQIVNLKRPFTSFSDFLRKIDLKFLKVELIQILIKAGCFDNLHSNRNELLENCADFVDIIKLTGKNVSLSEGLGGVPIKKAPVPSNTEKATMEEEVLGFSTTTTPLVAVQKYAQKFNAHALNSFNTNESGIGVGKLIRIKKIKTKKGEEMAFATFADTTGNAEFTIFPEVYKKVESYLKEGQIYILGVKVQNDRFDPNKKQYLLTNLRKVQFKE, from the coding sequence ATGAAAATGGCAACACTTCAAAATTTGAGTGCATATACTTTGTTAGAGAGTCCTACTCGAATTTTAGATTTATTGAAAACAGCCAAAAATAAGGGATATGAGGCCGTAGGCTTAACTGATATTAATGTTACATACGGTTTGGTTAATTTCTATGAATTAGCGCAAAAAGTGGGAATTAAACCTCTGTTAGGGATGCAAATTCGAATTAATGGATTAATCGATAGTGCAGAAAAATATGATTTGATTGTTATTGCTAAAAGTGATCAGGGCTATCGTAATTTGTTAAGATTATCAAGTGCAATTAATCTTTTAACTAACAATGGTGAAAAAGATCGTGTTTTGGCCTTGTCTGAACTTAAAAAGTATTTAGAAGAACTAGTCATTATTACACCAGCTAATCTTCGTAGTGAACTTGTGATGCTTTTTCAGCGTCAAGAAAAGTTAGGTAGTGATTATCTGCGAGCAATTAAAAAAATCATTCCCCAATCAAGTTCGCTGTATTTGGGAGTGTACGCCAATGAATCGGCTAGAAATTATATTAATTATGTTAAATCTTTAAGTACACAATTTAAATTACCATTAGTTGCTGTAGAAGATGGTCAATATTTAGAACCACAACAACAATTCTTGCGAAAATCTTTAACCACTATAAAAAATGGTGAGAAATTACAAGATGTGGTCGCGCTTGCTAAGCAAAAGGGTTCTCACTATATGCTCTCTAGCGTGGAATTAAAGGAAAAATATCAAAATTTTGGATTGGAAGAAGCAATTGAGAATACCTGGAAAATCGCACAGGCGTGTGAGGCAAAAGTGGTTTTTAAAAAGCCAGTTTTACCTAAATATCAACAAAATAAGTTTCCTACTTCTAAAGAGTATTTATTTAATTTAGCTAAAAAAGGTCTGATTAGGCGGTTTAAAAATGGTCAAGTTCCAGTTAACTACCAGAGAAGATTGAATTATGAATTAGCTGTTATTGATAAGATGGGATTTGATGATTACTTCTTAATTGTTTGGGATGTAATGAATTACTGCCATCAAGAGAAGATTACTACTGGGCCAGGACGTGGATCAGCTTGTGGATCTTTAGTTTCCTATGCTTTAAAAATTACTGAAGTTGATCCAATAGAATATAATTTGCTTTTCGAGCGATTTTTAAATCCAGCTCGGCATGAAATGCCAGATATTGACTTGGATATTCCTGATAATCGACGCGATGACGTAATTAAGTATATGTATCATAAGTATGGCGTAGATCATGCGGCTCAAATCTTAACCTTTGGAACTTTAGCAGCTAAGCAAGCTCTTAGAGACACAGGCAGAATTTTTGGATTTAGTGATGTAGAAATAAATAAATGGGCTAATGCTGTGCCTTCTTCTAAAGGAAAAATCACTTTGAATGAAGCTTATGAAAATTCTAGAGAGCTAAGACTTTTAGTTAATTCCACTAAAGAAAATCGTTTATTATTTCAAACAGCTCGTGCTATAGAAGGATTGCCCCGTCACTATTCAGTTCATGCAGCTGGGTTAGTGATCAGTGATAAATCTATCGCTGGGATTTCTGCTTTACAAGCGGGTCCATTAGATATTGAAGTTACTCAGCAAACTAAGAAATATGTTGAATCATTGGGATTATTAAAGATTGATTTTTTAGGTTTGAGAAATTTAACCATTCTGGGTGATACTCTCAACTTAATTAATCAGCAAGGAACTCATCTAGATCCTCACAAAATTCCATTAAATGATGCCAAAACTTTACAACTTTTTGATGAGGGTAAAACTGATGCGATCTTTCAATTTGAATCTAACGGAATTAAACGAGTTTTACGATCATTGCATCCAGATAATTTTGAAGATTTGGTAGCTGTCAATGCTTTATATCGTCCCGGTCCGATGAATAATATTGATACTTTTATAGCTCGGAAAAAAGGACAAGAGAGAATTCAATATCCTGATTCGAGTCTAGAAAAGATCTTAGCGCCAACTTATGGAGTTCTAGTTTATCAAGAACAAGTTATGCAGACTGCTCAGGTTTTAGCTGGGTTTTCTCTGGGAGAAGCCGATATTTTAAGGCGTGCCATGTCCAAAAAAGAGCCTGATGTGATTGCAAGGCAAAGAAATAAGTTTATTCAGGGAACCTTGAAAAATGGCCATCCCCGTCTAGTTGGAGAAAGAGTCTATAAGTATATTGAACAATTTGCCAATTATGGATTCAATCGATCTCATGCAGTGGCTTATACCAAAATTGCTTTTTGGTTAGCTTATCTTAAAGTTCACTTTCCTCTAGAATTTTATACAGCCATTTTAAATTCTAGTGGTGCTGGAAAAGCTCAAAGTTATATTATGCAAGCTCAAGAAGCCGGAATAAAGTTTTCAACGCCTGATATTAATCAAAGTCAGAAGGATTATACAATAAAAGAAGGAAAAATTTTAGTTGGTTTAAGAGCTATTAAAGGGCTTCGAATTGATTTTGTCAATCAAATAGTGAATTTGAAGCGACCATTTACTTCTTTTAGTGACTTTTTAAGAAAAATTGATTTAAAATTTTTAAAAGTTGAATTGATACAAATCTTGATTAAGGCGGGATGCTTTGATAATTTGCATTCTAATCGAAATGAACTTCTCGAAAATTGTGCCGATTTCGTTGATATTATTAAGCTTACTGGGAAAAATGTTTCTCTTTCTGAAGGTCTAGGAGGAGTACCCATCAAAAAAGCTCCAGTACCAAGTAATACAGAAAAAGCGACTATGGAAGAAGAGGTATTAGGCTTTTCAACTACTACGACTCCGTTAGTTGCAGTTCAAAAATATGCTCAAAAGTTTAATGCTCATGCTCTGAACTCTTTTAATACTAATGAGAGTGGAATAGGAGTAGGAAAATTAATAAGAATAAAGAAAATAAAAACGAAAAAGGGCGAAGAAATGGCCTTTGCTACATTTGCTGATACGACAGGAAATGCAGAATTTACGATTTTCCCAGAAGTATATAAAAAAGTAGAAAGCTATTTGAAGGAAGGACAAATTTATATTTTAGGGGTTAAAGTCCAAAATGATAGATTTGATCCAAATAAAAAGCAATATTTACTTACCAATTTGCGTAAAGTTCAATTTAAAGAATAA
- a CDS encoding YjzD family protein, whose translation MGRYIVTIFWSTIYMLVVGFIAAPLTQSVFEPKEAILIGVVFGILFAIIIPAITATSHKDNSKFSKLK comes from the coding sequence ATGGGTCGCTATATTGTAACTATTTTTTGGAGCACGATCTACATGTTAGTTGTAGGTTTTATTGCAGCTCCATTGACTCAAAGTGTTTTTGAGCCTAAAGAAGCAATTTTAATTGGTGTTGTATTTGGTATTCTTTTTGCGATTATTATCCCAGCAATCACTGCTACCTCGCATAAAGATAACAGTAAATTCAGCAAATTAAAATAA
- a CDS encoding bifunctional metallophosphatase/5'-nucleotidase has protein sequence MKLVFLHSSDTHGFLLPTDYQDKDNYNAPFSLSRVSAAIKAEKEKYGADNVVVTDSGDCLQGSPLASYAHTVKDFSALKKFTDAYNEVGYDARCLGNHDFNFGLDYLTYYIDNNRADIINDNVLDEETNVPAFGREYKILEKNGIKIGLLGVTTQYIPHWEPKENVEGLKFVSAYEKVKHYAEILRPQVDVLAVMYHGGFESDPESGEATEPHRGENEGYKILTEIPEVDVFLTGHQHRRLNLVTKNTAIVQPGYRGEAIAEVILDIDDQTKKINSMTTKLIDTKDYDPDQKIVDTVKELDQNTQKWLDHPIANLNEPAPIENAMKGRLEGAPFVNLLQQMQIWFTKADVSATAVMSETAKGFDKEVTMRDVLLNYPYANQLCRVKLTGKQLRHIIEHSAGFLKKNGDQITFLDRWIKPKPLLYHFDVFYPVEYEADISKPAGQRLTKLKLHGQDIEDDKIYHLAVNNYRAMGGGFYPEYSMDKIEFTLDKDYVQMFSEYLTHGPIKVDTKKNYKFY, from the coding sequence ATGAAACTAGTATTTTTACATTCCAGTGATACTCATGGATTTTTGCTCCCAACTGATTATCAAGATAAAGATAATTACAACGCTCCTTTTAGTTTGAGTCGTGTGAGTGCAGCAATTAAAGCAGAAAAAGAAAAGTATGGTGCTGATAACGTAGTCGTGACAGATTCAGGAGATTGTTTGCAAGGTTCTCCTTTAGCTTCATATGCTCATACAGTAAAGGATTTTTCAGCATTAAAAAAATTTACGGATGCTTATAACGAGGTTGGATATGATGCCCGTTGTTTAGGGAATCATGATTTTAACTTTGGCTTGGATTACTTAACTTATTATATTGATAATAATAGAGCAGATATTATTAATGATAATGTACTTGATGAAGAAACTAACGTACCTGCTTTTGGTCGTGAATATAAAATTCTTGAAAAGAATGGCATAAAAATAGGTTTGTTGGGGGTTACTACTCAATATATTCCTCATTGGGAACCAAAAGAGAATGTAGAAGGATTAAAGTTTGTTTCAGCTTATGAGAAAGTTAAGCATTATGCTGAAATTTTAAGACCGCAAGTTGATGTTTTAGCTGTAATGTATCATGGAGGCTTTGAAAGTGATCCAGAATCTGGAGAAGCCACAGAACCTCATCGTGGTGAAAATGAAGGCTATAAGATTTTAACTGAAATTCCCGAAGTTGATGTTTTCTTAACTGGCCACCAACACCGACGTTTAAACCTAGTTACCAAAAATACAGCGATAGTTCAGCCAGGCTATCGCGGAGAAGCTATTGCAGAAGTTATTTTGGATATTGATGATCAAACTAAAAAGATTAACAGTATGACTACCAAATTGATTGACACTAAGGATTATGATCCTGATCAAAAAATTGTTGATACTGTAAAGGAACTCGATCAAAATACTCAAAAATGGCTTGATCATCCTATTGCTAACTTAAATGAGCCGGCACCAATTGAAAATGCTATGAAAGGCAGACTAGAAGGAGCACCATTTGTTAATTTATTACAACAAATGCAAATTTGGTTTACTAAGGCTGATGTGTCTGCAACTGCAGTGATGAGTGAAACTGCTAAAGGTTTTGATAAAGAAGTAACGATGAGGGATGTTCTTCTAAATTATCCATATGCAAATCAATTGTGTCGGGTAAAATTAACTGGAAAACAATTGCGTCATATCATCGAACATAGTGCGGGATTTTTGAAGAAAAATGGTGATCAAATCACATTTTTAGATCGCTGGATAAAGCCTAAGCCACTTCTTTATCATTTTGACGTCTTTTATCCAGTTGAGTATGAAGCTGATATTTCTAAACCAGCAGGTCAAAGACTAACTAAATTAAAATTGCATGGTCAGGATATAGAAGATGATAAAATTTATCACTTGGCGGTTAATAATTATCGTGCAATGGGCGGTGGATTTTATCCAGAATATAGCATGGATAAAATTGAATTCACTTTAGATAAAGACTATGTTCAAATGTTCAGTGAGTATTTAACACATGGTCCAATTAAGGTCGATACTAAGAAAAACTATAAATTTTATTAA
- the rpmF gene encoding 50S ribosomal protein L32, translating to MAVPARHTSKQKKRSRRGHIKLTTPAMHYDATTGEYRLSHRVSPKGYYKGRQVVNNNSNDNN from the coding sequence ATGGCAGTTCCTGCAAGACATACTTCTAAACAAAAGAAACGTTCACGTCGTGGTCATATTAAGTTAACCACTCCAGCAATGCACTATGATGCAACTACTGGTGAATACCGCTTAAGCCACCGTGTTTCACCTAAGGGTTATTACAAGGGTCGTCAAGTTGTAAACAACAACTCAAACGACAATAACTAA
- a CDS encoding lipopolysaccharide assembly protein LapA domain-containing protein, producing MNSKKAQINLVISLLVALIAVIFVVMNTSPVAINFGFFKVKLPLIIVLVVMVIIGILLGWFLGQDKQFNKKKH from the coding sequence ATGAATAGTAAAAAAGCACAAATCAATTTAGTTATTAGCCTATTGGTGGCACTAATTGCAGTGATTTTTGTAGTAATGAATACAAGTCCAGTTGCAATAAATTTTGGCTTTTTTAAAGTAAAACTCCCATTGATTATTGTTCTTGTTGTGATGGTAATTATTGGGATTTTATTGGGATGGTTTTTAGGTCAAGATAAACAATTTAACAAGAAGAAACATTAA